Proteins from one Antennarius striatus isolate MH-2024 chromosome 12, ASM4005453v1, whole genome shotgun sequence genomic window:
- the ikzf2 gene encoding zinc finger protein Helios yields the protein MQPAKKILLTRETQSIATVQHCWLHGFAADGYSRDALLPSSTPKALEMEAPDGCCTSNGQCSPSEGEKFAVLTDMSKRNRPTVPQCPKSPTGMTIKQEEETVEEAEKRSPAPEETSQTREENTALEESTSGSPNNVQDALSGQNTTSDAGTRQPQGDRPFQCNQCGISFTQKGNLLRHIKLHTGEKPFKCPFCSYACRRRDALTGHLRTHAVGKPHKCNYCGRSYKQRTSLEEHKERCHNYLQGIGLDPTANTGLFAGEAPTEPRAMAETNTMASFDRPPVIERLHNNGKRKSTTPQKFVGEKILCYNYPDIGYEMGVKYDKHGELLPTHMMEQAISNAMTYLGSDGLRPMLPHPVSPISMAEVVPMVNPLFHHVLPLRQRTERTGNCDTVQSHSLDHSSHPTTNGPNTLTRQGKQQHKGHEESSNNSGLDSADSARSSPQDRQGYHGSNATSGLRSQASPAVVSSGERMMESSTRSGTGIGSGVMRLATERPMSQDAFRVFGQEGQELRAFQCEHCRVLFLDHVMYTIHMGCHGYRDPLECNICGHRSKDRYEFSSHIVRGEHSFR from the exons ATGCagcctgcaaaaaaaattctcttaACTCGAGAAACACAGAGCATTGCCACAGTACAACACTGTTGGCTTCACGGTTTTGCAGCTGATGGTTATTCCAGAGATGCACTGTTGCCTTCCAG CACTCCCAAAGCACTTGAAATGGAGGCTCCCGATGGCTGTTGCACTA GTAACGGACAATGCTCTCCCAGTGAAGGAGAGAAGTTTGCAGTGTTGACTGATATGTCAAAGCGTAATAGACCGACGGTTCCTCAGTGTCCTAAGTCTCCCACTG gCATGACAATTAAGCAAGAGGAAGAGACAGTGGAAGAGGCTGAGAAAAGAAGTCCTGCACCTGAAGAAACAAGCCAGacaagagaagaaaacacaGCATTGGAGGAATCTACAAGTGGCAGTCCAAATAATGTACAGGATGCATTATCTGGACAAAATACCACATCTGATGCAGGAACTCGACAACCACAAG GTGACAGGCCATTCCAGTGCAACCAGTGTGGCATCTCATTCACCCAGAAAGGAAATCTGCTGCGACACATTAAGCTGCATACAGGTGAAAAACCCTTCAAATGCCCCTTCTGCAGCTATGCCTGCCGGCGGCGCGATGCCCTGACTGGTCATTTGCGAACTCATGCTG TTGGCAAACCACACAAGTGTAACTACTGTGGACGGAGTTACAAACAGCGCACATCTCTGGAGGAACATAAAGAGCGATGCCATAATTACCTACAGGGTATTGGCCTGGATCCAACTGCTAACACTGGCCTCTTTGCAG GTGAGGCTCCCACAGAACCAAGAGCAATGGCAGAGACCAACACCATGGCTTCATTTGATAGACCGCCTGTTATTGAAAGACTACACAACAATGGCAAAAGGAAGAGCACCACACCCCAGAAATTTGTGG GTGAAAAGATATTATGCTACAACTATCCTGATATAGGCTATGAGATGGGTGTTAAATATGACAAGCATGGTGAACTTCTGCCAACCCACATGATGGAGCAGGCCATTAGCAATGCCATGACATACTTGGGATCAGACGGCCTTCGGCCCATGCTGCCTCACCCAGTCTCCCCCATCTCCATGGCTGAGGTTGTGCCTATGGTCAACCCCCTTTTCCACCACGTCCTACCTTTGAGGCAACGAACAGAGCGTACAGGAAACTGTGACACAGTGCAATCTCACTCCCTAGATCATTCCAGCCATCCGACCACAAATGGCCCCAATACTTTAACCAGGCAAGGGAAACAACAACATAAAGGACACGAGGAATCTTCGAACAACAGCGGACTTGattctgctgactcagcacgCAGCAGTCCTCAAGATAGGCAGGGGTACCATGGGAGCAACGCCACTTCTGGCCTCAGGTCTCAAGCCAGTCCAGCTGTGGTCTCTTCAGGAGAGCGGATGATGGAATCATCAACCAGAAGTGGGACAGGAATTGGGTCTGGGGTCATGCGACTTGCCACTGAAAGACCCATGAGCCAGGACGCATTTCGGGTGTTTGGGCAAGAGGGCCAGGAATTGCGGGCCTTCCAGTGCGAGCACTGCCGGGTGCTCTTCCTGGACCATGTCATGTACACCATCCATATGGGTTGCCACGGATACAGGGATCCACTGGAATGCAACATTTGTGGTCACCGCAGCAAAGACCGCTATGAATTCTCCTCTCACATAGTCCGCGGTGAACACAGCTTCCGGTAA